One window of the Arthrobacter sp. zg-Y919 genome contains the following:
- a CDS encoding ParB/RepB/Spo0J family partition protein: protein MAEKRRGLGRGLGALIPSSAEPVETSSPNQVGTASGRPVDLFFAAADEPRASSSGPRKGAGINKDALRGPAKKSTTRSSMNRSSVANADMRTGKDSQADSQENAAIAEAESLTAGPSGTGADAPAPASRKPVKDAGSKDGEQAQIAATDPAAGGPEAEEAAPAASAGASDQTPDAATVIDDVSRETSPAAPDTGGLVEVPGATFAELPIDSIHPNRKQPRSVFDEDDMAELVHSIREIGVLQPIVVRPSPESDAEHPYELVMGERRWRASRAAGLDFVPAIIRSTQDVDLLRDALLENLHRSQLNPLEEAAAYQQLLDDFECSHEELADRIGRSRPQVTNTLRLMKLPPLVQRRLAAGVLSAGHARALLGLGDPAEMEKLAQKIVAEGLSVRATEEIVSLADGIRKPAKTAKPKIGARHERLDYLATSLSDRLDTNVKITLGARKGKVSIEFASVDDLNRIMGVLSAPGE, encoded by the coding sequence ATGGCCGAGAAGCGTCGTGGTTTAGGCCGCGGTCTGGGAGCTTTGATCCCTAGCAGTGCCGAGCCTGTGGAAACCTCAAGCCCTAACCAGGTCGGCACGGCATCAGGACGCCCGGTTGATTTGTTTTTCGCCGCAGCCGATGAGCCCCGCGCCAGCAGCTCCGGCCCCCGCAAGGGCGCAGGCATTAACAAGGATGCGCTCCGGGGACCTGCGAAGAAGTCCACTACGCGAAGTTCGATGAACCGTTCCTCTGTCGCCAACGCCGACATGCGCACTGGTAAGGACTCGCAGGCGGATTCTCAGGAGAATGCCGCCATCGCTGAAGCTGAAAGTTTGACTGCCGGGCCGTCAGGAACCGGTGCGGATGCTCCAGCCCCCGCCTCCAGGAAGCCCGTGAAGGACGCCGGCAGCAAGGATGGGGAGCAGGCGCAGATCGCCGCCACTGACCCCGCAGCAGGCGGGCCTGAGGCAGAGGAGGCCGCACCTGCAGCATCGGCTGGGGCCAGTGACCAGACGCCGGATGCAGCCACCGTGATCGACGATGTTTCCCGTGAAACATCGCCGGCCGCCCCAGATACGGGAGGCCTCGTTGAGGTTCCCGGGGCCACGTTCGCCGAACTCCCCATCGACTCGATCCATCCCAACCGGAAACAGCCACGGTCCGTCTTCGATGAAGACGATATGGCCGAGCTTGTACACTCGATCCGCGAAATCGGTGTACTGCAGCCAATCGTGGTGCGTCCCTCTCCCGAGTCAGATGCAGAACACCCGTATGAGCTGGTTATGGGTGAACGCCGCTGGCGTGCATCCCGAGCCGCTGGACTTGATTTCGTTCCCGCGATTATCCGTTCCACCCAGGACGTCGATCTGCTCCGCGATGCCCTTCTGGAGAACCTGCACCGTAGTCAGCTGAATCCGCTGGAAGAGGCGGCTGCCTACCAGCAACTTCTGGACGATTTCGAGTGCTCGCACGAGGAGCTCGCCGATCGAATTGGACGCTCACGACCGCAGGTAACCAACACACTGCGGTTGATGAAGCTGCCTCCTTTGGTCCAGCGCCGTCTGGCCGCGGGGGTTCTGTCAGCTGGGCACGCGCGTGCGCTCCTTGGACTCGGCGACCCAGCGGAGATGGAGAAGTTGGCCCAAAAGATCGTGGCCGAGGGTCTTTCCGTGCGGGCCACGGAAGAAATCGTTTCACTGGCTGATGGGATCCGGAAGCCGGCGAAGACGGCTAAGCCGAAGATCGGCGCCCGCCACGAGCGTTTGGATTACTTGGCGACCTCGCTTTCCGATCGGTTGGATACAAACGTCAAGATCACCCTGGGTG
- a CDS encoding ParA family protein codes for MSVRDSAARRIPPFAALGSALSTSFGRKQPQKVVAKRAPDAVSRETGSAEPLQPARTESSAVQVPTPQAIEGGVSDEAAPASTSVDVMDLMDESTPLARELASENRRRDKLRGRVLPRPPETRVMTVSNQKGGVGKTTTTVNLAAALATAGQNVLVIDIDPQGNASTALGIDHRAEVESIYDVLIDDLPLANVIAPCPDINNLICAPATIHLAGAEIELVSLVAREQRLRRAIDVYAAEREKQGLERLDYIFIDCPPSLGLLTVNAFVAAREVLIPIQCEYYALEGLSQLLKNIEMIQKHLNADLVVSTILLTMYDGRTNLAAQVAAEVREHFPEQVLRAVVPRSVRISEAPSYQQTVMTYDPSSTGALSYLEAAAEIAQRA; via the coding sequence GTGAGTGTGCGCGATTCTGCCGCAAGAAGAATTCCTCCTTTCGCCGCACTTGGATCGGCCTTGTCCACCTCTTTCGGCAGAAAGCAACCGCAAAAGGTTGTGGCCAAGCGAGCACCCGACGCCGTTTCACGTGAAACGGGGTCTGCTGAGCCGCTGCAACCCGCCCGGACTGAAAGCAGCGCCGTACAAGTGCCGACCCCCCAAGCTATCGAAGGTGGTGTATCCGATGAAGCCGCTCCTGCGTCAACATCGGTAGATGTTATGGACTTGATGGACGAGAGCACCCCCCTGGCCCGGGAACTAGCCAGTGAAAACCGGCGCCGCGATAAGTTGCGTGGGCGCGTACTGCCACGTCCACCGGAAACGCGGGTCATGACGGTGAGCAACCAGAAGGGTGGGGTTGGTAAGACCACCACCACGGTAAACCTTGCTGCTGCGCTGGCCACCGCGGGGCAGAACGTTCTGGTTATCGATATCGACCCGCAGGGAAACGCATCGACCGCCCTCGGCATTGACCATCGCGCAGAGGTCGAGAGTATTTACGACGTGCTGATTGATGACCTCCCGCTGGCCAACGTTATTGCGCCATGCCCGGACATTAACAACCTCATCTGCGCACCTGCAACCATTCACCTGGCCGGGGCAGAGATCGAACTGGTCTCCCTTGTGGCCCGCGAACAGCGCCTGCGCCGCGCGATCGACGTCTACGCTGCAGAGCGCGAAAAGCAGGGGCTGGAGCGGCTCGATTACATTTTCATTGACTGCCCGCCGAGCCTGGGACTGCTGACCGTTAACGCCTTCGTCGCAGCCAGGGAAGTCCTCATTCCGATCCAGTGCGAGTACTACGCACTCGAAGGTTTGAGCCAGCTGCTCAAGAACATCGAGATGATTCAGAAGCATCTGAACGCGGATCTGGTTGTTTCCACGATTCTGCTGACCATGTACGACGGTAGGACGAACCTCGCGGCACAGGTCGCGGCCGAGGTGCGCGAACATTTCCCGGAGCAGGTTCTCCGCGCCGTCGTCCCGCGGTCGGTACGCATTTCAGAGGCACCGAGCTACCAGCAGACGGTCATGACATACGACCCCTCCTCGACCGGCGCCCTGTCCTACCTGGAAGCTGCAGCCGAGATAGCCCAGCGCGCCTAG
- the rsmG gene encoding 16S rRNA (guanine(527)-N(7))-methyltransferase RsmG → MVDTTPAELDAAQAIFGDRLDLARRYVEHLATSGMERGLLGPREVPRLWSRHVLNCAVVAELIPANATVADVGSGAGLPGLCLAIARPDIAITLIEPLERRVIWLNEVISDLELDNVRVIRGRAEQVVAEVNVDVATARAVSALGGLAGLTVPLLHGKGQVLAIKGRSAEEEVQKAAKAIRKLGGRDTAVVTVGGDLLEEPTTVVRITVG, encoded by the coding sequence GTGGTTGACACAACGCCCGCAGAATTGGACGCCGCCCAGGCGATCTTCGGTGACCGCCTCGACCTGGCACGCAGGTACGTCGAGCACCTGGCGACCTCGGGAATGGAGCGGGGCCTGCTCGGGCCGCGGGAGGTTCCGCGGCTCTGGAGCCGGCACGTACTCAATTGCGCCGTAGTGGCGGAGCTGATCCCCGCGAACGCAACCGTGGCCGACGTCGGCAGCGGAGCAGGCCTGCCGGGTCTATGCCTGGCTATCGCCCGCCCTGACATTGCCATCACGCTCATCGAACCGCTTGAGCGGCGGGTGATCTGGCTGAATGAAGTCATCTCGGACCTAGAGCTGGACAACGTCCGTGTGATCCGGGGGCGGGCTGAGCAGGTAGTCGCCGAGGTCAATGTAGACGTGGCAACGGCGAGGGCGGTCTCCGCGCTCGGTGGACTGGCCGGGTTGACCGTACCGCTCCTGCACGGGAAGGGACAGGTCCTGGCGATTAAGGGACGCAGCGCCGAGGAAGAAGTGCAGAAGGCAGCGAAGGCGATCCGGAAGCTGGGCGGGCGGGATACCGCCGTGGTGACGGTGGGTGGGGATCTGCTGGAAGAACCGACAACGGTGGTGCGCATAACCGTAGGGTGA